From Cellulosimicrobium sp. ES-005, one genomic window encodes:
- the nuoH gene encoding NADH-quinone oxidoreductase subunit NuoH produces MRLVHALAAETPGVPGITANFSQDNGWTYLVKAVLILVFLLTSVLFAIWFERKVVARMQVRPGPNWHGPFGLLQSLADAMKLLLKEDITVKAADKFVYLLAPMISVFCALLVFAVIPFGPEVQIPFTDYVTPAQLTDFPVATLYILACASLGVYGIVLGGWSSGSTYPLLGSVRSTAQVISYELAMGLSLVSVFLMAGSMSTSRIVDSQTQLWWFLPLLPAFVIYVISMVGETNRLPFDLPEAEGELVSGYMTEYSSMKFAWFFLAEYINMLNVSAVATTLFLGGWRAPWPLSAINDGMFNEGWWPILWFLVKVWAVMFFFVWVRGTLLRLRYDQFMRFGWKVLIPFALAWLVLLAVAQAVRQFLDVDLRVFVGIAVALALVVVVVVWFWPEKKAPPGATPRAAGTGPEPFDAFAGGFPVPPLPGQSLPPSPRRRALVPDDAGSPGASRSPGTGAPRDTPHDKEVDRG; encoded by the coding sequence ATGAGGCTCGTCCACGCACTCGCTGCCGAGACCCCGGGCGTGCCCGGGATCACGGCGAACTTCTCGCAGGACAACGGCTGGACCTACCTCGTCAAGGCCGTCCTCATCCTCGTGTTCCTGCTGACGAGCGTGCTGTTCGCGATCTGGTTCGAGCGCAAGGTCGTCGCGCGCATGCAGGTGCGCCCGGGCCCCAACTGGCACGGCCCGTTCGGCCTGCTCCAGTCGCTCGCCGACGCGATGAAGCTCCTGCTCAAGGAGGACATCACCGTCAAGGCGGCGGACAAGTTCGTCTACCTGCTCGCCCCGATGATCTCCGTGTTCTGCGCGCTGCTCGTGTTCGCGGTCATCCCGTTCGGGCCCGAGGTGCAGATCCCGTTCACGGACTACGTGACGCCCGCCCAGCTCACGGACTTCCCGGTCGCGACGCTCTACATCCTCGCGTGCGCGTCGCTCGGCGTGTACGGGATCGTGCTCGGCGGCTGGTCGTCCGGCTCGACGTACCCGCTGCTCGGGTCGGTCCGCTCGACGGCCCAGGTCATCAGCTACGAGCTCGCGATGGGCCTCTCGCTCGTCTCCGTCTTCCTCATGGCGGGGTCGATGTCGACCTCGCGCATCGTCGACTCGCAGACGCAGCTCTGGTGGTTCCTCCCGCTCCTGCCCGCGTTCGTCATCTACGTCATCTCCATGGTCGGCGAGACGAACCGCCTCCCGTTCGACCTCCCCGAGGCCGAGGGCGAGCTCGTGTCCGGGTACATGACCGAGTACTCGTCGATGAAGTTCGCGTGGTTCTTCCTCGCGGAGTACATCAACATGCTCAACGTCTCCGCCGTCGCGACGACGCTGTTCCTCGGCGGGTGGCGCGCCCCGTGGCCGCTCTCGGCGATCAACGACGGGATGTTCAACGAGGGCTGGTGGCCCATCCTCTGGTTCCTCGTCAAGGTCTGGGCCGTCATGTTCTTCTTCGTGTGGGTCCGCGGCACGCTGCTGCGCCTGCGCTACGACCAGTTCATGCGGTTCGGCTGGAAGGTCCTCATCCCGTTCGCCCTCGCGTGGCTCGTGCTGCTCGCCGTCGCCCAGGCCGTGCGCCAGTTCCTCGACGTCGACCTCCGCGTCTTCGTCGGCATCGCCGTCGCGCTGGCCCTGGTGGTCGTGGTGGTCGTCTGGTTCTGGCCCGAGAAGAAGGCCCCACCCGGAGCGACGCCCCGCGCCGCGGGGACCGGGCCCGAGCCGTTCGACGCGTTCGCGGGCGGGTTCCCCGTCCCGCCGCTGCCGGGCCAGTCGCTCCCGCCCTCGCCCCGCCGCCGCGCCCTCGTGCCCGACGACGCGGGCTCGCCCGGGGCGTCCCGCTCGCCGGGCACCGGTGCCCCCCGAGACACACCGCACGACAAGGAGGTCGACCGTGGCTGA
- a CDS encoding NADH-quinone oxidoreductase subunit G, translating to MTTTTPAPGTGSAAAPTGGAAKPPVPADHVTFTIDDVEMSVPKGTLVIRAAEQIGIQIPRFCDHPLLEPAGACRQCLVEVATPDREGNVRPMPKPQASCTLEATPGMVVKTQRTSPVADKAQHGIMELLLINHPLDCPVCDKGGECPLQNQAMSNGRATSRFVDVKRTFPKPIAVSTTILLDRERCVLCQRCTRFSQEIAGDAFIDLQKRGAAQQIGRFDEAVLDFAPPAGQAPGDRPVGLALEDESGLPFASYFSGNTVQICPVGALTGAAYRFRSRPFDLVSTPGVSEHDSSGSAIRVDHRRGVVLRRLAGEDPLVNEEWITDRDRFAFTWQSAPDRLTHPLVRDREVAPDGSVTRGELRPASWAEALEVAAEALTRARDAGGVAVLPGGRLTLEDAYAYAKLARTWLRTNDVDHRARAHSAEEAEFLAHAVAGRAVGHAGGVTFTDLEKAPAVLLVGLEAEEEAGVTFLRLRKGAVRHGVRVFSVAPFASRGVQRMHGTLLPAAPGTEAEWLDGIAAGDQVRTLDEAEGTDLLAEVSDALRAPGAVILVGERLAATRGGYSALLRAVAATGARLAWVPRRAGERGGVEAGTLPNLLPGGRPVADAAARVDVATVWGVAATDDQPTGLPATAGRDVGEMLDALSVGQLAGVLVGGLELDDLPDPAHARRALEAADVVVSLEVRRSAVTELADVVLPVAPPVEREGAFVSWEGRVRRFPAALASTAMTDHRVLDALADAAGVSLGLGTVDAVRAELDQLVGDGAWDGERAAAPDVETTEPPAVAPGTAVLASWRLLLDDARGQDGERYLAGTAKRPVARLSATTAAAVDVFDGDLVRVSTDRGAVTLPVVVTDMVDHVVWLPLRSPGSSVHAALGAVPGDVVRLGPGSTDGGEGA from the coding sequence ATGACGACCACGACCCCCGCCCCGGGCACCGGCTCCGCCGCCGCTCCCACGGGTGGCGCGGCCAAGCCCCCGGTCCCCGCGGACCACGTGACGTTCACGATCGACGACGTCGAGATGTCGGTGCCGAAGGGCACGCTCGTGATCCGCGCGGCCGAGCAGATCGGGATCCAGATCCCGCGGTTCTGCGACCACCCCCTGCTGGAGCCGGCGGGCGCGTGCCGCCAGTGCCTCGTCGAGGTGGCGACGCCGGACCGCGAGGGCAACGTCCGGCCCATGCCGAAGCCCCAGGCGTCGTGCACGCTCGAGGCGACTCCCGGCATGGTGGTCAAGACGCAGCGCACGAGCCCGGTCGCCGACAAGGCGCAGCACGGGATCATGGAGCTGCTGCTCATCAACCACCCGCTCGACTGCCCGGTGTGCGACAAGGGCGGCGAGTGCCCGCTGCAGAACCAGGCGATGAGCAACGGTCGCGCGACGAGCCGGTTCGTGGACGTCAAGCGCACGTTCCCCAAGCCGATCGCGGTCTCGACGACGATCCTGCTCGACCGCGAGCGCTGCGTGCTGTGCCAGCGGTGCACGCGCTTCTCCCAGGAGATCGCGGGCGACGCGTTCATCGACCTCCAGAAGCGCGGCGCCGCGCAGCAGATCGGCCGGTTCGACGAGGCGGTGCTGGACTTCGCGCCGCCCGCGGGTCAGGCGCCGGGAGACCGCCCGGTCGGGCTCGCGCTCGAGGACGAGTCGGGGCTGCCGTTCGCGTCGTACTTCTCGGGCAACACCGTGCAGATCTGCCCGGTGGGCGCCCTCACGGGCGCGGCGTACCGGTTCCGCTCGCGCCCGTTCGACCTGGTCTCGACCCCCGGGGTCTCCGAGCACGACTCGTCGGGCTCGGCGATCCGCGTCGACCACCGCCGCGGCGTCGTGCTGCGCCGCCTCGCGGGCGAGGACCCGCTCGTGAACGAGGAGTGGATCACCGACCGCGACCGCTTCGCGTTCACGTGGCAGTCCGCGCCGGACCGCCTGACGCACCCGCTCGTGCGGGACCGCGAGGTCGCCCCGGACGGGTCGGTGACGCGCGGCGAGCTGCGCCCCGCCTCCTGGGCGGAGGCGCTCGAGGTCGCGGCCGAGGCCCTGACGCGGGCTCGCGACGCCGGGGGCGTCGCCGTCCTCCCGGGCGGTCGGCTCACCCTCGAGGACGCCTACGCGTACGCGAAGCTCGCGCGCACGTGGCTGCGCACGAACGACGTCGACCACCGCGCCCGCGCCCACAGCGCCGAGGAGGCGGAGTTCCTGGCGCACGCCGTCGCGGGCCGGGCTGTCGGCCACGCCGGCGGCGTGACCTTCACCGACCTCGAGAAGGCGCCCGCGGTCCTCCTCGTCGGCCTGGAGGCCGAGGAGGAGGCGGGCGTGACGTTCCTGCGCCTGCGCAAGGGCGCCGTGCGGCACGGGGTGCGGGTGTTCTCCGTCGCGCCGTTCGCGTCGCGCGGCGTGCAGCGCATGCACGGCACGCTCCTCCCCGCCGCGCCGGGCACCGAGGCGGAGTGGCTCGACGGCATCGCCGCGGGCGACCAGGTCCGCACGCTCGACGAGGCCGAGGGCACCGACCTCCTCGCCGAGGTCAGCGACGCGCTCCGGGCGCCGGGCGCCGTGATCCTCGTCGGCGAGCGGCTCGCCGCGACGCGCGGCGGGTACAGCGCGCTGCTGCGCGCGGTCGCCGCGACGGGCGCACGCCTCGCGTGGGTCCCGCGGCGCGCCGGCGAGCGCGGCGGCGTCGAGGCCGGCACCCTGCCGAACCTCCTGCCGGGCGGACGCCCGGTCGCCGACGCCGCGGCCCGTGTCGACGTCGCGACGGTCTGGGGCGTGGCCGCCACGGACGACCAGCCGACCGGGCTCCCCGCGACCGCGGGCCGCGACGTGGGGGAGATGCTCGACGCCCTGTCCGTCGGCCAGCTCGCGGGCGTGCTCGTCGGCGGGCTCGAGCTCGACGACCTGCCCGACCCGGCGCACGCGCGCCGCGCGCTCGAGGCGGCGGACGTCGTCGTCTCGCTCGAGGTGCGGCGTTCGGCGGTGACCGAGCTGGCGGACGTCGTGCTCCCCGTGGCGCCGCCCGTCGAGCGCGAGGGGGCGTTCGTGAGCTGGGAAGGCCGCGTGCGCCGGTTCCCGGCGGCGCTCGCCTCGACGGCGATGACGGACCACCGCGTGCTCGACGCGCTCGCCGACGCCGCGGGCGTCAGCCTCGGCCTCGGCACCGTGGACGCGGTGCGCGCCGAGCTGGACCAGCTCGTGGGCGACGGCGCGTGGGACGGCGAGCGCGCCGCCGCGCCGGACGTCGAGACCACCGAGCCGCCCGCCGTCGCACCCGGGACCGCGGTCCTCGCGAGCTGGCGCCTCCTGCTCGACGACGCGCGCGGCCAGGACGGCGAGCGCTACCTCGCGGGGACGGCGAAGCGGCCGGTCGCGCGGCTGTCCGCGACGACGGCCGCCGCGGTCGACGTGTTCGACGGCGACCTCGTGCGCGTCTCGACGGACCGGGGCGCGGTCACGCTCCCGGTGGTGGTGACCGACATGGTCGACCACGTGGTGTGGCTGCCGCTGCGGTCGCCGGGATCGTCCGTGCACGCGGCGCTCGGCGCCGTGCCGGGCGACGTCGTCCGGCTCGGCCCCGGGAGCACCGACGGAGGGGAGGGCGCATGA